The Mobula birostris isolate sMobBir1 chromosome 11, sMobBir1.hap1, whole genome shotgun sequence genome has a segment encoding these proteins:
- the sh2b1 gene encoding SH2B adapter protein 1 isoform X1 has product MRRPAWRSRLAGRIATRLMIGLLGTGGNRRFYWPEGVREQRGDALLTFLTTSPPPPSSAMNGSLTPPPSGESENPPLEPPAWQDFCELQAAAAAADFARRCRRFLALHPNQEVPGGGSALSRHFVRHFLDRFRQELAAGGGGAPPSSSSPAPSPSPSPTPSPSSPPAHLSRSTEELPGPRPLPKPRLRKRFSLRSVGRSVRGSVRGILHWRSGGGGGGTGASEEEEASEEAGGAREPTSERWSHRLERLRLGRSPQRPPALDPREVRRTGLLNYVAAEEAISGGRARWSKCRLVLRQASQEEGYRLEFYVPPKATKPRVSILCSSIVDVRTSTSLEMPDKENTFVLKTDDLTDYILETVDSLQMKSWLADIQECMSPGDGEEETSLGCVNHSESMPSRDLPILPCSSAEHISQGAYGGLSDRPSTSVSPSSVSVTPTRFGSLELSPPELPPRIPIEETLERLQTLPTPLPDTPDTAGSPFIFQIDQDLGEGDHPLSEYPWFHGTLSRLKAAQLVLAGGVNSHGVFLVRQSETRRGEYVLTFNFQGKAKHLRLSINDENQCRVQHLWFQTIFDMLEHFRVHPIPLESGGSSDVTLASYVVSCQRSHEMSTFHSPAPPPLPPAPASRHQSTEEGGTSRSWYSPGTSPPPPARPPPPPCSPSPPRGPPLPQEGAEGEEEVGNEASGRGDGDEGEEEEVEGRTERISCCPPPPDSSRERRPPLQPLSAAEEPQEGGHTRAVDNQYSFI; this is encoded by the exons ATGCGGCGGCCGGCTTGGCGAAGCCGATTGGCGGGACGGATTGCCACCCGGCTGATGATTGGGCTTCTCGGAACGGGCGGGAACAGAAGATTTTATTGGCCGGAGGGAGTGCGGGAGCAGCGGGGTGATGCATTG ctgaccttcctcaccacatccccacccccaccctctagTGCCATGAACGGTTCCTTGACGCCCCCCCCTTCAGGGGAATCAGAAAACCCACCCCTGGAGCCCCCAGCCTGGCAGGACTTCTGTGAGCTCCAGGCTGCCGCCGCAGCTGCCGACTTTGCCCGGCGCTGCCGGCGATTCCTGGCCCTCCACCCCAACCAGGAGGTGCCTGGGGGGGGCTCAGCCCTCTCCCGACACTTCGTCCGCCACTTCCTGGACCGCTTCCGGCAGGAGCTGGCTGCCGGAGGAGGGGGtgctcccccctcctcctcctccccggccccctctccctcaccttcaCCCACCCCATCCCCTTCCTCACCCCCTGCCCACCTCTCCCGTAGCACAGAGGAGTTGCCGGGCCCCCGTCCACTCCCCAAGCCCCGTCTGCGCAAACGATTCTCCCTCAGGAGCGTCGGACGCTCGGTCAGGGGAAGTGTCAGGGGGATTCTCCATTGGaggagtggaggaggaggaggtggaacGGGGGCTTCCGAAGAGGAGGAGGCATCGGAGGAGGCGGGCGGAGCGAGGGAGCCGACCTCCGAGCGCTGGTCCCACCGCCTTGAGAGGCTGAGGCTGGGCAGGAGCCCACAGCGACCCCCCGCCCTGGACCCCCGCGAGGTCAGGCGGACGGGCCTCCTCAACTACGTGGCGGCCGAGGAAGCAATCAGCGGCGGTAGGGCACGGTGGAGTAAGTGCCGGTTGGTGCTACGTCAAGCCAGCCAGGAAGAGGGCTACCGGCTGGAGTTCTATGTCCCACCAAAG GCCACCAAACCTCGTGTCAGTATTCTTTGCTCCTCAATTGTGGATGTTAGAACGAGTACTTCCCTTGAGATGCCAGACAAGGAGAATACTTTTGTATTAAAG ACGGACGACCTGACGGATTACATCTTGGAGACAGTCGATTCTCTGCAGATGAAGTCCTGGCTGGCCGATATTCAGGAGTGCATGAGCCCTGG AGACGGCGAGGAGGAAACAAGCCTGGGATGCGTGAACCACTCAGAGAGTATGCCCAGCAGGGACCTGCCCATCCTGCCCTGTAGCAGTGCAGAACATATCTCACAAG GTGCCTACGGTGGGCTGTCGGACCGCCCGTCCACCTCCGTCTCCCCCAgctccgtctccgtcacccccacCCGCTTTGGCTCGCTGGAGCTCTCCCCTCCGGAGCTACCCCCCCGCATCCCCATCGAGGAGACGCTGGAGAGGTTACagaccctccccaccccactcccGGACACCCCCGACACAGCAG GCTCACCCTTCATTTTCCAGATCGACCAGGACCTGGGGGAGGGAGATCACCCTCTCTCTGAGTACCCCTGGTTCCATGGGACCCTCTCCCGCCTGAAGGCCGCACAGCTGGTGTTGGCGGGGGGAGTCAACAGCCACGGCGTCTTCCTGGTGAGACAGAGTGAGACCCGGAGAGGAGAGTACGTCCTGACCTTCAACTTCCAGGGCAAGGCCAAG CACCTCCGCCTCTCCATCAACGAtgagaaccagtgccgagtgcaGCACCTCTGGTTCCAGACGATCTTTGACATGCTGGAACACTTCCGTGTCCACCCCATCCCGCTGGAATCCGGCGGCTCCAGTGACGTGACGCTGGCCAGCTACGTGGTGTCCTGCCAGCGGTCCCACG aaatGAGCACCTTTCATAGCCCAGCTCCCCCACCCCTGCCACCGGCCCCTGCCTCCCGGCACCAGAGCACTGAGGAAGGGGGCACTAGCCGCTCCTGGTACAGCCCGGGAACCTCGCCACCCCCTCCTGCccgcccgccccccccaccctgctccccctctcctccgagaggcccacccctcccccaggagggggcagagggggaggaggaggttggGAATGAGGCGtcggggagaggggatggggatgagggtgaggaggaggaagtggaagggaggaCGGAACGGATTTCCTGCTGCCCCCCACCTCCAGATTCATCCCGGGAGCGCAGACCTCCGCTGCAGCCCCTTTCTGCTGCGGAGGAGCCGCAGGAAGGGGGCCACACTCGGGCCGTGGACAACCAGTACTCCTTCATCTGA
- the sh2b1 gene encoding SH2B adapter protein 1 isoform X3 produces the protein MNGSLTPPPSGESENPPLEPPAWQDFCELQAAAAAADFARRCRRFLALHPNQEVPGGGSALSRHFVRHFLDRFRQELAAGGGGAPPSSSSPAPSPSPSPTPSPSSPPAHLSRSTEELPGPRPLPKPRLRKRFSLRSVGRSVRGSVRGILHWRSGGGGGGTGASEEEEASEEAGGAREPTSERWSHRLERLRLGRSPQRPPALDPREVRRTGLLNYVAAEEAISGGRARWSKCRLVLRQASQEEGYRLEFYVPPKATKPRVSILCSSIVDVRTSTSLEMPDKENTFVLKTDDLTDYILETVDSLQMKSWLADIQECMSPGDGEEETSLGCVNHSESMPSRDLPILPCSSAEHISQGAYGGLSDRPSTSVSPSSVSVTPTRFGSLELSPPELPPRIPIEETLERLQTLPTPLPDTPDTAGSPFIFQIDQDLGEGDHPLSEYPWFHGTLSRLKAAQLVLAGGVNSHGVFLVRQSETRRGEYVLTFNFQGKAKHLRLSINDENQCRVQHLWFQTIFDMLEHFRVHPIPLESGGSSDVTLASYVVSCQRSHEMSTFHSPAPPPLPPAPASRHQSTEEGGTSRSWYSPGTSPPPPARPPPPPCSPSPPRGPPLPQEGAEGEEEVGNEASGRGDGDEGEEEEVEGRTERISCCPPPPDSSRERRPPLQPLSAAEEPQEGGHTRAVDNQYSFI, from the exons ATGAACGGTTCCTTGACGCCCCCCCCTTCAGGGGAATCAGAAAACCCACCCCTGGAGCCCCCAGCCTGGCAGGACTTCTGTGAGCTCCAGGCTGCCGCCGCAGCTGCCGACTTTGCCCGGCGCTGCCGGCGATTCCTGGCCCTCCACCCCAACCAGGAGGTGCCTGGGGGGGGCTCAGCCCTCTCCCGACACTTCGTCCGCCACTTCCTGGACCGCTTCCGGCAGGAGCTGGCTGCCGGAGGAGGGGGtgctcccccctcctcctcctccccggccccctctccctcaccttcaCCCACCCCATCCCCTTCCTCACCCCCTGCCCACCTCTCCCGTAGCACAGAGGAGTTGCCGGGCCCCCGTCCACTCCCCAAGCCCCGTCTGCGCAAACGATTCTCCCTCAGGAGCGTCGGACGCTCGGTCAGGGGAAGTGTCAGGGGGATTCTCCATTGGaggagtggaggaggaggaggtggaacGGGGGCTTCCGAAGAGGAGGAGGCATCGGAGGAGGCGGGCGGAGCGAGGGAGCCGACCTCCGAGCGCTGGTCCCACCGCCTTGAGAGGCTGAGGCTGGGCAGGAGCCCACAGCGACCCCCCGCCCTGGACCCCCGCGAGGTCAGGCGGACGGGCCTCCTCAACTACGTGGCGGCCGAGGAAGCAATCAGCGGCGGTAGGGCACGGTGGAGTAAGTGCCGGTTGGTGCTACGTCAAGCCAGCCAGGAAGAGGGCTACCGGCTGGAGTTCTATGTCCCACCAAAG GCCACCAAACCTCGTGTCAGTATTCTTTGCTCCTCAATTGTGGATGTTAGAACGAGTACTTCCCTTGAGATGCCAGACAAGGAGAATACTTTTGTATTAAAG ACGGACGACCTGACGGATTACATCTTGGAGACAGTCGATTCTCTGCAGATGAAGTCCTGGCTGGCCGATATTCAGGAGTGCATGAGCCCTGG AGACGGCGAGGAGGAAACAAGCCTGGGATGCGTGAACCACTCAGAGAGTATGCCCAGCAGGGACCTGCCCATCCTGCCCTGTAGCAGTGCAGAACATATCTCACAAG GTGCCTACGGTGGGCTGTCGGACCGCCCGTCCACCTCCGTCTCCCCCAgctccgtctccgtcacccccacCCGCTTTGGCTCGCTGGAGCTCTCCCCTCCGGAGCTACCCCCCCGCATCCCCATCGAGGAGACGCTGGAGAGGTTACagaccctccccaccccactcccGGACACCCCCGACACAGCAG GCTCACCCTTCATTTTCCAGATCGACCAGGACCTGGGGGAGGGAGATCACCCTCTCTCTGAGTACCCCTGGTTCCATGGGACCCTCTCCCGCCTGAAGGCCGCACAGCTGGTGTTGGCGGGGGGAGTCAACAGCCACGGCGTCTTCCTGGTGAGACAGAGTGAGACCCGGAGAGGAGAGTACGTCCTGACCTTCAACTTCCAGGGCAAGGCCAAG CACCTCCGCCTCTCCATCAACGAtgagaaccagtgccgagtgcaGCACCTCTGGTTCCAGACGATCTTTGACATGCTGGAACACTTCCGTGTCCACCCCATCCCGCTGGAATCCGGCGGCTCCAGTGACGTGACGCTGGCCAGCTACGTGGTGTCCTGCCAGCGGTCCCACG aaatGAGCACCTTTCATAGCCCAGCTCCCCCACCCCTGCCACCGGCCCCTGCCTCCCGGCACCAGAGCACTGAGGAAGGGGGCACTAGCCGCTCCTGGTACAGCCCGGGAACCTCGCCACCCCCTCCTGCccgcccgccccccccaccctgctccccctctcctccgagaggcccacccctcccccaggagggggcagagggggaggaggaggttggGAATGAGGCGtcggggagaggggatggggatgagggtgaggaggaggaagtggaagggaggaCGGAACGGATTTCCTGCTGCCCCCCACCTCCAGATTCATCCCGGGAGCGCAGACCTCCGCTGCAGCCCCTTTCTGCTGCGGAGGAGCCGCAGGAAGGGGGCCACACTCGGGCCGTGGACAACCAGTACTCCTTCATCTGA
- the sh2b1 gene encoding SH2B adapter protein 1 isoform X2, with amino-acid sequence MEGGPGEQAQDRASAMNGSLTPPPSGESENPPLEPPAWQDFCELQAAAAAADFARRCRRFLALHPNQEVPGGGSALSRHFVRHFLDRFRQELAAGGGGAPPSSSSPAPSPSPSPTPSPSSPPAHLSRSTEELPGPRPLPKPRLRKRFSLRSVGRSVRGSVRGILHWRSGGGGGGTGASEEEEASEEAGGAREPTSERWSHRLERLRLGRSPQRPPALDPREVRRTGLLNYVAAEEAISGGRARWSKCRLVLRQASQEEGYRLEFYVPPKATKPRVSILCSSIVDVRTSTSLEMPDKENTFVLKTDDLTDYILETVDSLQMKSWLADIQECMSPGDGEEETSLGCVNHSESMPSRDLPILPCSSAEHISQGAYGGLSDRPSTSVSPSSVSVTPTRFGSLELSPPELPPRIPIEETLERLQTLPTPLPDTPDTAGSPFIFQIDQDLGEGDHPLSEYPWFHGTLSRLKAAQLVLAGGVNSHGVFLVRQSETRRGEYVLTFNFQGKAKHLRLSINDENQCRVQHLWFQTIFDMLEHFRVHPIPLESGGSSDVTLASYVVSCQRSHEMSTFHSPAPPPLPPAPASRHQSTEEGGTSRSWYSPGTSPPPPARPPPPPCSPSPPRGPPLPQEGAEGEEEVGNEASGRGDGDEGEEEEVEGRTERISCCPPPPDSSRERRPPLQPLSAAEEPQEGGHTRAVDNQYSFI; translated from the exons ATGGAGGGCGGGCCGGGGGAGCAGGCCCAGGACAGGGCGAG TGCCATGAACGGTTCCTTGACGCCCCCCCCTTCAGGGGAATCAGAAAACCCACCCCTGGAGCCCCCAGCCTGGCAGGACTTCTGTGAGCTCCAGGCTGCCGCCGCAGCTGCCGACTTTGCCCGGCGCTGCCGGCGATTCCTGGCCCTCCACCCCAACCAGGAGGTGCCTGGGGGGGGCTCAGCCCTCTCCCGACACTTCGTCCGCCACTTCCTGGACCGCTTCCGGCAGGAGCTGGCTGCCGGAGGAGGGGGtgctcccccctcctcctcctccccggccccctctccctcaccttcaCCCACCCCATCCCCTTCCTCACCCCCTGCCCACCTCTCCCGTAGCACAGAGGAGTTGCCGGGCCCCCGTCCACTCCCCAAGCCCCGTCTGCGCAAACGATTCTCCCTCAGGAGCGTCGGACGCTCGGTCAGGGGAAGTGTCAGGGGGATTCTCCATTGGaggagtggaggaggaggaggtggaacGGGGGCTTCCGAAGAGGAGGAGGCATCGGAGGAGGCGGGCGGAGCGAGGGAGCCGACCTCCGAGCGCTGGTCCCACCGCCTTGAGAGGCTGAGGCTGGGCAGGAGCCCACAGCGACCCCCCGCCCTGGACCCCCGCGAGGTCAGGCGGACGGGCCTCCTCAACTACGTGGCGGCCGAGGAAGCAATCAGCGGCGGTAGGGCACGGTGGAGTAAGTGCCGGTTGGTGCTACGTCAAGCCAGCCAGGAAGAGGGCTACCGGCTGGAGTTCTATGTCCCACCAAAG GCCACCAAACCTCGTGTCAGTATTCTTTGCTCCTCAATTGTGGATGTTAGAACGAGTACTTCCCTTGAGATGCCAGACAAGGAGAATACTTTTGTATTAAAG ACGGACGACCTGACGGATTACATCTTGGAGACAGTCGATTCTCTGCAGATGAAGTCCTGGCTGGCCGATATTCAGGAGTGCATGAGCCCTGG AGACGGCGAGGAGGAAACAAGCCTGGGATGCGTGAACCACTCAGAGAGTATGCCCAGCAGGGACCTGCCCATCCTGCCCTGTAGCAGTGCAGAACATATCTCACAAG GTGCCTACGGTGGGCTGTCGGACCGCCCGTCCACCTCCGTCTCCCCCAgctccgtctccgtcacccccacCCGCTTTGGCTCGCTGGAGCTCTCCCCTCCGGAGCTACCCCCCCGCATCCCCATCGAGGAGACGCTGGAGAGGTTACagaccctccccaccccactcccGGACACCCCCGACACAGCAG GCTCACCCTTCATTTTCCAGATCGACCAGGACCTGGGGGAGGGAGATCACCCTCTCTCTGAGTACCCCTGGTTCCATGGGACCCTCTCCCGCCTGAAGGCCGCACAGCTGGTGTTGGCGGGGGGAGTCAACAGCCACGGCGTCTTCCTGGTGAGACAGAGTGAGACCCGGAGAGGAGAGTACGTCCTGACCTTCAACTTCCAGGGCAAGGCCAAG CACCTCCGCCTCTCCATCAACGAtgagaaccagtgccgagtgcaGCACCTCTGGTTCCAGACGATCTTTGACATGCTGGAACACTTCCGTGTCCACCCCATCCCGCTGGAATCCGGCGGCTCCAGTGACGTGACGCTGGCCAGCTACGTGGTGTCCTGCCAGCGGTCCCACG aaatGAGCACCTTTCATAGCCCAGCTCCCCCACCCCTGCCACCGGCCCCTGCCTCCCGGCACCAGAGCACTGAGGAAGGGGGCACTAGCCGCTCCTGGTACAGCCCGGGAACCTCGCCACCCCCTCCTGCccgcccgccccccccaccctgctccccctctcctccgagaggcccacccctcccccaggagggggcagagggggaggaggaggttggGAATGAGGCGtcggggagaggggatggggatgagggtgaggaggaggaagtggaagggaggaCGGAACGGATTTCCTGCTGCCCCCCACCTCCAGATTCATCCCGGGAGCGCAGACCTCCGCTGCAGCCCCTTTCTGCTGCGGAGGAGCCGCAGGAAGGGGGCCACACTCGGGCCGTGGACAACCAGTACTCCTTCATCTGA
- the sh2b1 gene encoding SH2B adapter protein 1 isoform X4 yields MRRPAWRSRLAGRIATRLMIGLLGTGGNRRFYWPEGVREQRGDALLTFLTTSPPPPSSAMNGSLTPPPSGESENPPLEPPAWQDFCELQAAAAAADFARRCRRFLALHPNQEVPGGGSALSRHFVRHFLDRFRQELAAGGGGAPPSSSSPAPSPSPSPTPSPSSPPAHLSRSTEELPGPRPLPKPRLRKRFSLRSVGRSVRGSVRGILHWRSGGGGGGTGASEEEEASEEAGGAREPTSERWSHRLERLRLGRSPQRPPALDPREVRRTGLLNYVAAEEAISGGRARWSKCRLVLRQASQEEGYRLEFYVPPKATKPRVSILCSSIVDVRTSTSLEMPDKENTFVLKTDDLTDYILETVDSLQMKSWLADIQECMSPGDGEEETSLGCVNHSESMPSRDLPILPCSSAEHISQGAYGGLSDRPSTSVSPSSVSVTPTRFGSLELSPPELPPRIPIEETLERLQTLPTPLPDTPDTAGSPFIFQIDQDLGEGDHPLSEYPWFHGTLSRLKAAQLVLAGGVNSHGVFLVRQSETRRGEYVLTFNFQGKAKHLRLSINDENQCRVQHLWFQTIFDMLEHFRVHPIPLESGGSSDVTLASYVVSCQRSHGRERVGVCPVGTEAPPHTPDSSCHTISMGANHCVNEHLS; encoded by the exons ATGCGGCGGCCGGCTTGGCGAAGCCGATTGGCGGGACGGATTGCCACCCGGCTGATGATTGGGCTTCTCGGAACGGGCGGGAACAGAAGATTTTATTGGCCGGAGGGAGTGCGGGAGCAGCGGGGTGATGCATTG ctgaccttcctcaccacatccccacccccaccctctagTGCCATGAACGGTTCCTTGACGCCCCCCCCTTCAGGGGAATCAGAAAACCCACCCCTGGAGCCCCCAGCCTGGCAGGACTTCTGTGAGCTCCAGGCTGCCGCCGCAGCTGCCGACTTTGCCCGGCGCTGCCGGCGATTCCTGGCCCTCCACCCCAACCAGGAGGTGCCTGGGGGGGGCTCAGCCCTCTCCCGACACTTCGTCCGCCACTTCCTGGACCGCTTCCGGCAGGAGCTGGCTGCCGGAGGAGGGGGtgctcccccctcctcctcctccccggccccctctccctcaccttcaCCCACCCCATCCCCTTCCTCACCCCCTGCCCACCTCTCCCGTAGCACAGAGGAGTTGCCGGGCCCCCGTCCACTCCCCAAGCCCCGTCTGCGCAAACGATTCTCCCTCAGGAGCGTCGGACGCTCGGTCAGGGGAAGTGTCAGGGGGATTCTCCATTGGaggagtggaggaggaggaggtggaacGGGGGCTTCCGAAGAGGAGGAGGCATCGGAGGAGGCGGGCGGAGCGAGGGAGCCGACCTCCGAGCGCTGGTCCCACCGCCTTGAGAGGCTGAGGCTGGGCAGGAGCCCACAGCGACCCCCCGCCCTGGACCCCCGCGAGGTCAGGCGGACGGGCCTCCTCAACTACGTGGCGGCCGAGGAAGCAATCAGCGGCGGTAGGGCACGGTGGAGTAAGTGCCGGTTGGTGCTACGTCAAGCCAGCCAGGAAGAGGGCTACCGGCTGGAGTTCTATGTCCCACCAAAG GCCACCAAACCTCGTGTCAGTATTCTTTGCTCCTCAATTGTGGATGTTAGAACGAGTACTTCCCTTGAGATGCCAGACAAGGAGAATACTTTTGTATTAAAG ACGGACGACCTGACGGATTACATCTTGGAGACAGTCGATTCTCTGCAGATGAAGTCCTGGCTGGCCGATATTCAGGAGTGCATGAGCCCTGG AGACGGCGAGGAGGAAACAAGCCTGGGATGCGTGAACCACTCAGAGAGTATGCCCAGCAGGGACCTGCCCATCCTGCCCTGTAGCAGTGCAGAACATATCTCACAAG GTGCCTACGGTGGGCTGTCGGACCGCCCGTCCACCTCCGTCTCCCCCAgctccgtctccgtcacccccacCCGCTTTGGCTCGCTGGAGCTCTCCCCTCCGGAGCTACCCCCCCGCATCCCCATCGAGGAGACGCTGGAGAGGTTACagaccctccccaccccactcccGGACACCCCCGACACAGCAG GCTCACCCTTCATTTTCCAGATCGACCAGGACCTGGGGGAGGGAGATCACCCTCTCTCTGAGTACCCCTGGTTCCATGGGACCCTCTCCCGCCTGAAGGCCGCACAGCTGGTGTTGGCGGGGGGAGTCAACAGCCACGGCGTCTTCCTGGTGAGACAGAGTGAGACCCGGAGAGGAGAGTACGTCCTGACCTTCAACTTCCAGGGCAAGGCCAAG CACCTCCGCCTCTCCATCAACGAtgagaaccagtgccgagtgcaGCACCTCTGGTTCCAGACGATCTTTGACATGCTGGAACACTTCCGTGTCCACCCCATCCCGCTGGAATCCGGCGGCTCCAGTGACGTGACGCTGGCCAGCTACGTGGTGTCCTGCCAGCGGTCCCACG GCCGTGAGCGCGTTGGTGTTTGCCCGGTGGGCACTGAGGCCCCTCCCCACACGCCTGACTCATCCTGTCATACCATCTCCATGGGAGCTAATCACTGTGT aaatGAGCACCTTTCATAG